One Terriglobales bacterium genomic region harbors:
- a CDS encoding haloacid dehalogenase-like hydrolase: protein MNNFSDKRGPIPISEKVISLSEKATRFIDAIVALRPAIAVFDCDDTLWKGDSGKGFMDWEIENKIVSDKVAAWARVRYAEYVQGKVSEEDMCGEMVAWHKGTEIAVLEDAGERYFVERVEKQVFPEMQELVARLINAGCDVWAVSSTNEWVIRAGVSRYGIRADHVLAVSLESKNGIATEKLIRVPTGEGKAVAVRQFIGGQVDMVFGNSVHDAAMLGLARHAYAVNPNPDLKRIAQERGWTIYEPD, encoded by the coding sequence ATGAACAACTTCAGCGATAAGAGGGGCCCTATTCCCATTTCTGAAAAAGTTATTTCCCTTTCTGAAAAAGCTACTAGATTTATTGATGCCATCGTGGCGCTGCGCCCGGCGATTGCCGTATTCGATTGCGATGACACGCTGTGGAAGGGGGATTCGGGAAAAGGTTTTATGGATTGGGAGATTGAAAATAAGATCGTCTCCGATAAAGTGGCCGCCTGGGCCCGGGTGCGTTACGCCGAGTACGTGCAAGGTAAAGTCAGCGAGGAAGACATGTGCGGCGAGATGGTAGCGTGGCATAAGGGGACCGAGATTGCTGTGCTGGAAGACGCTGGAGAGCGCTATTTCGTGGAAAGGGTGGAAAAGCAGGTTTTCCCCGAGATGCAGGAGTTGGTGGCGCGCCTGATCAACGCGGGCTGCGATGTCTGGGCGGTTTCCTCAACGAATGAATGGGTGATCCGCGCCGGCGTGAGTCGCTATGGCATACGCGCCGACCACGTGTTGGCGGTGAGTCTTGAGAGTAAAAACGGAATTGCAACAGAAAAGCTGATCCGGGTGCCGACGGGTGAAGGCAAGGCTGTGGCCGTGCGGCAATTCATCGGCGGGCAGGTAGACATGGTCTTCGGAAACTCAGTTCACGATGCCGCTATGCTGGGGCTGGCGCGGCACGCGTATGCTGTTAATCCCAATCCTGATCTGAAGCGGATTGCGCAAGAGCGGGGATGGACGATCTACGAGCCGGATTGA
- a CDS encoding iron-sulfur cluster assembly scaffold protein → MYSPQLLDHFEHPRNAGDLPAPTASAQLENPVCGDVLRLTLTLKDGYITEARFRAKGCVASIACGSLLTELVTNRTLDYAKKLSSEDLTAGLGGLNPESNHAAALAIDTLRAAIANVKRSNDTR, encoded by the coding sequence ATGTACTCACCTCAACTTCTCGATCACTTCGAACACCCCCGCAACGCGGGCGACCTGCCTGCTCCCACGGCTTCGGCGCAACTGGAAAACCCCGTGTGCGGCGATGTGCTGCGCCTCACGCTGACACTCAAGGATGGATACATCACTGAAGCCCGCTTTCGCGCCAAAGGATGCGTTGCCTCCATCGCCTGCGGGTCACTTTTAACTGAGTTGGTCACCAATCGGACTCTCGATTACGCAAAAAAACTCAGCAGCGAAGACCTTACTGCCGGTTTAGGTGGATTGAATCCCGAATCAAATCACGCCGCCGCCCTGGCCATTGATACCCTTCGTGCCGCCATAGCTAACGTCAAAAGATCAAACGACACAAGATAA
- a CDS encoding ABC transporter substrate-binding protein — protein sequence MHSNYIPRRVVSLQPSATVTLERLGLLERVVACTKWCGDVCPQIADQAHTIVADSWTAKSADILAARPDLVIASVPYQAEAVGEILKAGIMFLGLAPHSLHDIYTDIAAIARIMGEQEGGQKVIGEMQAEIQRIKTTAEDGCATLFSEGSAAQRPLVFCEEWGKPVIHSQTWVAELVEAAGGKFLGTAGSKTDAETVSAADPDVMVMAWCGAGDRVPLEKIIEQRGWEGLAAARERRIYCVPDEFLNTPAPTLMDGLHALAGIIHPEIFPAHPRVRRIEH from the coding sequence ATGCATTCTAATTACATTCCGCGACGGGTGGTATCGTTGCAGCCCAGCGCCACGGTCACGCTTGAGCGCCTGGGGCTGCTGGAGCGCGTAGTAGCCTGCACCAAGTGGTGTGGCGATGTTTGTCCACAAATCGCCGATCAGGCCCACACCATTGTTGCCGACTCGTGGACGGCCAAATCGGCAGATATTCTCGCCGCGCGTCCTGATCTGGTGATTGCTTCGGTTCCTTACCAGGCAGAGGCAGTGGGCGAAATCCTGAAGGCCGGAATCATGTTTCTGGGGCTGGCGCCACATTCGCTGCATGACATCTACACCGACATCGCTGCCATAGCCCGCATCATGGGAGAGCAGGAGGGCGGGCAGAAGGTTATTGGCGAGATGCAGGCGGAAATTCAACGGATCAAAACTACAGCCGAGGACGGCTGTGCCACACTTTTTTCTGAGGGCTCCGCTGCCCAGCGGCCTTTGGTTTTTTGTGAGGAGTGGGGCAAACCCGTCATTCATTCGCAAACCTGGGTAGCGGAACTGGTGGAAGCCGCTGGAGGCAAGTTCCTGGGCACCGCGGGAAGCAAAACCGATGCGGAGACCGTTAGCGCGGCGGATCCTGATGTGATGGTCATGGCCTGGTGTGGTGCAGGAGACCGGGTGCCACTGGAAAAGATCATCGAGCAGCGGGGCTGGGAAGGTTTAGCAGCCGCGCGGGAGCGCCGCATCTACTGCGTGCCCGACGAATTTCTTAACACACCCGCGCCTACGCTGATGGATGGATTGCATGCGCTGGCAGGAATTATTCATCCGGAGATATTTCCTGCGCACCCGAGAGTGAGGCGGATTGAGCATTGA
- a CDS encoding NUDIX domain-containing protein, with protein MKQVVAALILGNDGKLLICQRTKHQSLPLKWEFPGGKIEPGEQPREALRRELEEELGIQAQIGEEVARVRHTYQNGNVVDLRFYLVREYDGKLVNRIFRDIRWVELKELPGYDFLDADIGLVHDLASGKLSLPAISSSSSAEL; from the coding sequence ATGAAGCAAGTGGTGGCGGCGCTGATCCTGGGCAATGACGGCAAGCTGCTTATCTGCCAGCGCACGAAGCACCAGTCTCTACCGCTGAAGTGGGAGTTCCCCGGAGGCAAGATCGAACCTGGAGAGCAGCCACGGGAGGCCCTCCGCCGCGAGTTGGAAGAGGAGCTGGGAATACAGGCACAAATAGGCGAAGAGGTAGCCCGCGTTCGGCATACTTACCAGAACGGAAATGTAGTTGATCTGCGCTTTTACCTGGTGCGTGAATACGATGGTAAATTGGTAAACCGGATTTTCCGCGACATACGCTGGGTTGAGCTTAAAGAGTTGCCGGGGTATGACTTTCTGGATGCGGACATTGGCCTGGTACACGATCTTGCAAGCGGCAAGTTATCGCTGCCGGCTATTTCTTCTTCATCGTCCGCAGAATTGTAA
- a CDS encoding CBS domain-containing protein: protein MANVALTELLGAPVVDSSGAVAGRVRGLAISPQEDPVRIAGIVVRTKHGDRLLLRDALQSVESRSLRSSLASSGWQEFSGKGPEGYLFLERDLLDQQIIDVHGRKVVRVNDVDLEPVAVNHHIALKVTGVDVGARGAVRRLLKGVVPWPALRPLLEKIPPRIIPWEFVDLIETDPARRVKLRIEHTRLSKLHPADIADILEDLAPAEREAVFETLDEEVAAGALEEVDPKMQVSILESLDYDRAANIVEEMDPSAAADLLADLSQETSEEILEEMEPEERESVEELLEHAENTAAGRMTTYLLSFGPQATAADAIQALYTFEGSRETLSTLHLVDESNKLVGTVPLVSVAIAPPATPLKEISSPELISCRLETSEDEVVELFDKYNLLSLPVVDEKGELAGIITADMVITILRTMKKK from the coding sequence ATGGCCAATGTTGCGCTCACCGAACTGCTGGGCGCGCCCGTAGTAGACTCTTCGGGCGCGGTTGCTGGTCGTGTGCGTGGCTTGGCGATTTCTCCTCAGGAAGATCCGGTCCGCATCGCCGGCATCGTAGTGCGCACCAAACACGGTGACCGTCTTCTTCTGCGCGATGCCTTGCAATCGGTCGAAAGCCGTTCCTTGCGATCTTCGCTTGCTTCCAGCGGCTGGCAGGAATTTTCCGGAAAGGGTCCGGAAGGATATTTATTTTTGGAGCGCGACCTGCTCGACCAGCAGATCATAGACGTCCACGGACGTAAGGTTGTACGCGTCAACGATGTTGATCTGGAGCCGGTTGCCGTCAATCATCACATTGCGCTGAAAGTCACCGGCGTTGATGTAGGCGCGCGCGGCGCTGTCCGGCGATTGCTCAAGGGTGTTGTGCCTTGGCCTGCGTTGCGGCCTTTACTTGAAAAAATTCCTCCTCGCATCATTCCCTGGGAGTTCGTTGATCTGATCGAGACCGACCCGGCACGCCGGGTCAAACTTCGCATCGAGCATACTCGTCTTTCCAAGCTCCATCCTGCGGATATTGCCGACATTCTGGAAGATTTGGCCCCGGCCGAGCGCGAAGCTGTCTTTGAAACCCTTGATGAAGAAGTGGCTGCTGGGGCTCTGGAAGAAGTTGATCCTAAAATGCAAGTTTCCATCTTGGAGTCGCTGGATTACGACCGTGCCGCCAACATCGTAGAAGAAATGGACCCCAGCGCTGCCGCCGACCTGCTTGCCGATCTGTCGCAAGAAACCTCCGAAGAAATTCTGGAGGAAATGGAACCGGAAGAGCGCGAGAGTGTGGAAGAGCTGCTGGAGCATGCGGAAAACACTGCTGCCGGTCGCATGACCACCTACCTCCTTTCTTTTGGGCCCCAGGCCACGGCTGCCGATGCTATCCAGGCCCTCTACACCTTCGAGGGCAGCAGAGAAACTCTAAGCACACTCCACCTGGTGGATGAGTCCAACAAATTGGTCGGCACCGTGCCCCTGGTCAGCGTCGCGATTGCGCCGCCAGCCACTCCGTTGAAGGAAATTTCTTCTCCTGAATTGATCTCCTGCCGGCTCGAAACCAGCGAAGACGAGGTTGTGGAGCTTTTCGACAAATACAACTTGCTCAGCCTGCCCGTGGTAGATGAAAAAGGAGAGCTCGCCGGCATCATCACCGCCGATATGGTGATTACAATTCTGCGGACGATGAAGAAGAAATAG